A single region of the Devosia sp. FJ2-5-3 genome encodes:
- a CDS encoding ROK family transcriptional regulator, which translates to MNGRTKSELRQRVAIGSNPERNRAHNRRVVLEVIRMHEHLGRTEIARRARLTPQAVANIVEELLSEGLLIELGRLRSGRGQPPIQFAVNPDGPLTAGVEIAADHMVTALLDLSGGIRGQSTIPLTDASPDIVPGLVAKEVARLEASLGADRSKLLGLGIVMPGPFEVEGMSSVGPATLPGWTGVDPVALFAKATGQHVVVENDATAAVVGERLYGAGRQLGSFCYLYFGVGLGLGVIQDGRPLRGAFGNAGEIGHVGLVPRNGATRYGPAGALERFVSVFALRERLAMAGIYAATVEDIQKLHDEGDKTLLDWIAMAADYLAPTVAMLENIFDPETVIFGGGLPDSVLEAVIAALDPLPVSVATRQQRTLPRVIRGQTGRLTAALGAAALPLLDTVSPHLSVAGPAT; encoded by the coding sequence GTCCTCGAAGTCATCCGCATGCACGAGCACCTCGGCCGCACGGAGATTGCCCGCCGCGCTCGCCTCACCCCGCAGGCCGTTGCCAATATCGTGGAAGAACTGCTCTCTGAGGGCCTGCTTATCGAGCTCGGTCGCCTGCGCTCGGGTCGCGGCCAGCCGCCAATCCAGTTCGCCGTCAATCCCGACGGCCCGCTCACCGCCGGGGTCGAAATCGCTGCCGACCACATGGTCACCGCGCTCCTCGATCTCTCCGGCGGCATTCGCGGCCAGTCCACCATCCCCCTCACCGACGCCAGCCCCGACATCGTGCCCGGCCTCGTCGCCAAGGAAGTCGCGCGCCTCGAAGCCTCGCTCGGTGCCGACCGCAGCAAATTGCTCGGCCTCGGCATCGTCATGCCCGGCCCCTTCGAGGTTGAAGGCATGAGTTCGGTCGGCCCGGCGACGTTGCCCGGCTGGACCGGCGTCGATCCTGTCGCCCTTTTCGCCAAGGCAACCGGCCAGCATGTCGTGGTCGAAAACGACGCGACCGCCGCCGTCGTCGGCGAACGTCTCTATGGCGCCGGCCGCCAATTGGGCTCGTTCTGCTATCTCTATTTCGGCGTCGGCCTCGGCCTCGGTGTTATCCAGGACGGTCGCCCCCTGCGCGGCGCCTTTGGCAATGCGGGCGAAATCGGCCATGTCGGGCTCGTGCCGCGCAATGGCGCCACTCGCTATGGCCCGGCGGGCGCGCTCGAGCGCTTCGTCTCCGTCTTCGCCCTGCGCGAGCGCCTCGCCATGGCCGGCATCTATGCCGCCACTGTCGAGGATATCCAGAAGCTCCATGACGAGGGCGACAAGACCCTGCTCGACTGGATCGCCATGGCGGCCGACTACCTCGCCCCCACCGTCGCCATGCTGGAAAACATCTTCGACCCCGAAACCGTCATCTTCGGTGGCGGCCTGCCCGATTCGGTGCTCGAGGCGGTGATCGCCGCCCTCGACCCCCTGCCGGTTTCCGTCGCCACCCGCCAGCAGCGCACCCTGCCCCGCGTCATCCGGGGCCAGACCGGCCGCCTCACCGCCGCCCTCGGCGCCGCCGCCCTGCCGCTGCTCGACACGGTCTCGCCGCACCTCAGCGTCGCCGGCCCCGCCACCTGA
- a CDS encoding DMT family transporter: MPAPSRLAVAWLLSDMVLVTIMTVLVKLGGASYPAVQMVFIRSLIGLVSVLPLAWRHRHALRTTRQWSRHGFRVLCNTLALNANFAALTALPLALVNAIGFMRPLVVLALATFMLGERSGPWRWIGACIGFVGVLIMVGPSEISWDFGLLAALAMVVFGSLATVQTRALAGENTTVLMVFYTVGLTLFTALPALWVWQPVTTADWPLLLAIGVLAQIGQYCYLRAYQSSPANRLAPFHYLSIVLASLAGFLAFGEVPAPTTFAGIAIIIAALVLTTRLDRRSQNTPQ, translated from the coding sequence ATGCCCGCCCCATCGCGCCTCGCTGTCGCCTGGCTCCTCAGCGACATGGTGCTCGTCACCATCATGACCGTTCTGGTCAAGCTCGGCGGGGCGAGCTATCCGGCGGTGCAGATGGTCTTCATCCGCTCGCTGATCGGCCTCGTCAGCGTGCTGCCGCTGGCCTGGCGCCATCGCCATGCCCTGCGCACCACCCGCCAATGGAGCCGCCATGGCTTTCGCGTGCTCTGCAACACGCTCGCCCTCAATGCCAATTTCGCCGCGCTGACGGCCCTGCCCCTGGCGCTCGTCAACGCCATCGGCTTCATGCGCCCGCTGGTCGTGCTGGCGCTCGCCACTTTCATGCTCGGCGAACGCTCCGGCCCCTGGCGCTGGATCGGCGCCTGCATCGGCTTTGTCGGCGTGCTGATCATGGTCGGCCCCAGCGAAATCTCCTGGGATTTCGGGCTCCTCGCCGCCCTCGCCATGGTCGTCTTCGGCTCGCTCGCCACCGTACAGACCCGGGCCCTCGCCGGCGAAAACACCACCGTCCTCATGGTCTTTTACACGGTCGGGCTGACGCTCTTTACGGCCCTCCCCGCCCTCTGGGTCTGGCAACCCGTGACCACAGCCGACTGGCCTCTTCTCCTTGCCATCGGCGTCCTCGCCCAGATCGGCCAATATTGTTATCTGCGCGCCTATCAGTCGAGCCCGGCCAATAGGCTCGCCCCGTTCCATTATCTGTCCATCGTACTGGCCAGCCTCGCCGGCTTCCTCGCCTTCGGCGAAGTCCCCGCTCCCACCACTTTTGCCGGCATCGCCATCATCATCGCGGCGCTCGTGCTCACAACCCGCCTCGACCGGCGCAGCCAGAACACGCCCCAATAA
- a CDS encoding PIG-L family deacetylase, with amino-acid sequence MLPDRDRLRRRAAQPRLVALHRALGRLRSTIGVMNTGAHPDDEHNEMLATLRHQHGVRIIVACSTRGEGGQNILGPERQGPLGIMRSREMEEAARAIDADIAWLGHGPDDPVHDFGFSKSGPDTLGRWGEDRTIERLVRAYRQFRPDIVIPTFLDVPGQHGHHRAMTEAAERALALAADPAYITEGFTPWRVAKYYLPAWSGGDNGYYDDEVRPPPMTTEVIANDSDPVTGMSFGRLGEVSRAYHASQNMGFWRHPAQTRWPLHLVGSSAESSVFDGLPTRLADLGDHPALAEADAAIGTAIAAFPHAQPLIAALAKARRALTAASATIAPEHAHRLTRKLREIDAALSLAAGIDISAAFTSPSLTPGNSVDLVVEAETGLAGALTISPRAHPAISAPAAITLENGRTTLAIAAGADAPIGNPFHPDWQSLGGNGLLSLEVTAHIGGEDISFSLDTEEPLAIDPAHALSVGPSALIIPKGATNSQYVAIKGAKPSALTLPPVPGLAITPTDTGLTLTPAENLAPGRHSLPICIDGQQAYALTPIAYPHIGRTRFVRPQALDILALDLALPKTRIGYIGGGADNVGLWLERIGADVTLLDADAFSGDLARFDTIVVGIFAFGTRPDLAAATARLHAFVSAGGHLVTLYHRPADGWQPQTTPPLPLTIGSPSLRWRVTNPAAPVTMIAPDHPLFAGPNRITAADFESWDKERGLYFASSWDSAYTPLLSMSDAGEAPLTGSLLSAKIGDGRHTHTSLVLHHQMDKLVSGAFRLMANLLQSA; translated from the coding sequence ATGCTGCCAGATCGTGATCGCCTGCGCCGCCGCGCTGCCCAGCCCCGCCTCGTTGCGCTTCACCGTGCCCTTGGGCGCCTGCGCTCCACGATCGGCGTGATGAATACCGGCGCCCATCCCGACGACGAGCACAACGAGATGCTCGCGACCCTCCGCCACCAGCATGGCGTGCGAATCATCGTCGCCTGCTCCACCCGCGGCGAAGGCGGCCAGAACATTCTCGGCCCCGAACGCCAGGGTCCGCTTGGAATCATGCGCAGCCGCGAGATGGAGGAAGCCGCGCGCGCCATCGATGCCGACATCGCCTGGCTCGGCCACGGCCCGGACGACCCGGTCCACGATTTCGGCTTCTCCAAATCCGGCCCCGACACGCTCGGCCGCTGGGGCGAGGACCGCACCATCGAGCGCCTCGTGCGCGCCTATCGCCAGTTCCGCCCCGATATCGTCATCCCGACCTTTCTCGACGTGCCCGGCCAGCATGGCCACCACCGCGCCATGACCGAGGCCGCCGAGCGCGCCCTCGCCCTCGCCGCCGACCCCGCTTACATCACCGAGGGCTTCACCCCGTGGCGGGTTGCAAAATACTATCTCCCGGCCTGGTCGGGCGGCGACAATGGCTATTATGACGACGAAGTCCGCCCGCCGCCGATGACCACGGAAGTGATCGCAAACGACAGCGACCCCGTCACCGGCATGAGCTTTGGCCGTCTCGGCGAAGTGTCCCGCGCCTATCACGCCAGCCAGAACATGGGGTTCTGGCGCCACCCGGCCCAGACGAGATGGCCCCTCCATCTCGTTGGCAGCAGCGCCGAGTCCAGCGTTTTCGACGGCCTCCCCACGCGCCTCGCCGATCTCGGGGACCATCCCGCCCTCGCCGAGGCCGACGCCGCCATCGGAACGGCCATCGCCGCCTTCCCACACGCTCAACCCCTCATCGCTGCACTCGCCAAAGCCCGCCGCGCCCTCACCGCAGCCAGCGCGACGATCGCCCCCGAACACGCCCACCGCCTGACGCGAAAACTGCGCGAAATCGACGCCGCCCTGTCCCTCGCCGCCGGCATCGACATCTCCGCCGCCTTCACATCGCCAAGCCTCACGCCGGGCAATTCCGTCGACCTCGTCGTCGAAGCCGAAACCGGCCTTGCCGGCGCGCTCACCATCTCCCCCCGCGCCCACCCCGCCATTTCGGCACCGGCAGCGATCACCCTCGAGAACGGCCGCACGACGCTCGCCATCGCAGCCGGCGCCGACGCCCCCATCGGCAATCCCTTCCATCCCGACTGGCAAAGTCTCGGCGGCAACGGTCTTTTGTCCCTTGAAGTGACCGCACATATCGGCGGCGAGGACATCAGCTTCTCCCTCGACACCGAAGAACCGCTCGCCATCGACCCGGCCCACGCGCTGTCCGTCGGCCCCAGCGCCCTGATCATCCCCAAGGGCGCGACCAATTCGCAATACGTCGCCATCAAGGGCGCAAAACCGAGCGCGCTGACCCTCCCCCCCGTGCCGGGCCTCGCCATCACCCCCACCGACACCGGCCTCACCCTCACCCCGGCGGAAAATCTCGCCCCGGGCCGCCACAGCCTCCCGATCTGCATCGACGGACAACAGGCCTATGCGCTGACCCCCATCGCCTATCCCCATATCGGCCGCACCCGCTTCGTGCGCCCGCAAGCCCTCGACATCCTCGCCCTCGATCTCGCCCTCCCGAAAACCCGCATCGGCTATATCGGCGGGGGCGCCGACAATGTCGGCCTCTGGCTCGAGCGCATCGGCGCCGACGTAACCCTCCTCGACGCCGATGCCTTCTCGGGCGATCTCGCGCGCTTCGACACCATCGTGGTCGGCATCTTCGCCTTCGGCACCCGCCCCGACCTCGCCGCCGCCACGGCGCGCCTCCACGCCTTTGTCAGCGCCGGTGGTCATCTCGTCACCCTCTATCATCGCCCCGCCGACGGCTGGCAGCCCCAGACAACGCCGCCGCTCCCCCTCACTATCGGCAGCCCCTCCCTCCGCTGGCGCGTCACCAATCCGGCCGCCCCCGTCACAATGATCGCCCCCGACCACCCCCTGTTCGCCGGCCCAAACCGAATCACTGCGGCCGATTTCGAGAGCTGGGACAAGGAACGCGGCCTCTACTTCGCCTCCTCATGGGACAGCGCCTACACCCCGCTTTTGTCCATGAGCGACGCCGGCGAAGCCCCTCTCACCGGCTCCCTGCTCTCGGCAAAAATCGGCGATGGCCGCCACACCCATACGAGCCTCGTGCTCCATCACCAGATGGACAAGCTCGTCTCCGGCGCCTTCCGGCTCATGGCAAATCTTCTGCAATCGGCCTGA